A region of Reichenbachiella carrageenanivorans DNA encodes the following proteins:
- a CDS encoding LamG domain-containing protein gives MSNYLFYIIYFAWLVLAPLAISAQPQGGGQWVAVAELTDEFDGLSLDSSKWDSYHPHWQGRPPSKFIPDNTVVKDGYLQLRASVLQNPSTVANPSQDLWVGAAACVSKGWSAKPGYYYEARIKASDLSMTSSFWFRVGQYSEIDVLEHIGHASNDRSKTLGKDLSYQYHSNTFYYGSHQGLKLKNAESPLKERGREVFHVFGFWWKDAETLLFYLDGKLVHEIAPRVPFAENLKMIFDTEVFAEYSGEFGMPGLPRVENLTDSTKNTMYVDYVRTYKMIKK, from the coding sequence ATGTCCAACTATTTGTTTTACATCATATATTTTGCTTGGCTCGTCTTAGCGCCGCTTGCGATCAGCGCACAGCCTCAGGGGGGTGGCCAGTGGGTAGCTGTAGCTGAGCTCACGGATGAGTTCGATGGACTATCGCTGGACAGTAGCAAGTGGGATAGCTACCATCCGCACTGGCAGGGGCGGCCTCCCAGCAAGTTTATTCCAGACAATACCGTAGTCAAAGATGGTTATTTGCAACTCCGAGCCAGCGTGCTGCAGAATCCTAGTACTGTGGCCAATCCGAGTCAAGACCTATGGGTAGGTGCAGCTGCTTGCGTGTCGAAAGGCTGGTCCGCCAAGCCAGGCTATTACTACGAAGCTCGGATCAAAGCCTCAGACCTTTCTATGACTTCTTCGTTTTGGTTTAGGGTGGGCCAGTATTCAGAGATAGACGTACTGGAGCACATCGGACATGCTTCCAACGACCGCTCCAAAACCTTGGGCAAAGACTTGTCCTACCAGTATCATTCCAATACTTTCTACTATGGCTCTCATCAAGGCTTAAAACTGAAAAACGCAGAAAGTCCTCTAAAGGAGCGGGGCAGAGAGGTATTTCATGTATTTGGATTTTGGTGGAAAGATGCCGAAACCTTGCTGTTTTACCTTGATGGAAAATTGGTTCATGAGATTGCACCTAGAGTGCCCTTTGCGGAAAACCTCAAAATGATTTTTGATACTGAAGTGTTTGCAGAATACTCAGGGGAGTTTGGTATGCCCGGTTTACCCAGAGTAGAAAACCTCACCGACAGCACGAAAAACACTATGTATGTAGATTATGTCCGAACGTATAAAATGATTAAAAAATGA